The nucleotide sequence TTCTCATGCAtcgtacatatatatactaaaattttatatacatcTCCTTTCAACATGTTTCAAACCCCCAATATATTGCATGTTGTTTacgataaaataattattatttaaacggctaatcattttcaaaataagaaaaaatgtttcaagttcaaagttaattaatatcattacttgttattttctttatttgactTCTCtcttaaatttcaattaaagcaattaaaaaGTATGACTacataaatatatgtagttaaatGTTATGATACCATACCATAAACGGAATGTGTATGAGCTGTGTGTAGGAATAAAAACAGATTAGATGCATGCATAtcttgttttctatataaaccaatatatacatacctatatatataaaggaaataTATCTTAGGGTATTTAAGAAGTAAAAGGAAAGATATCAGTTTTTTGACTGTCATATTATTATCTTAAAAGAGCATATAATAAAATTGGGATAAGGGTTAAAGATTGATGTCAAATTTTATAGGAGACTTTTATCTGAGTTATATACTCTCAGATAGGTCAAAATTTGATGGGCCGATTTAATCCGACCTTAAGTAAATTATCCAATGGAGTTGGGTAGTATGTTTCCAACTCATTAACTAAACATACCCAATTGAGGGGTTGAGTGTGTTTGTTTCAACGACTtcgagataaaaaaaaagcttgagaaCCAAGGAAACGAACCATGATCCTCCCGGGAAGATCGAACCTTTAATACTTTTCCAATGGGCCTTTTCAAATTGGGCTTATAATTCGACCCATAGTTTTCTTCACAACTTTATTTCTCCcttgtcttttttatttctccGGTCCGGCCtataaaaacctatttttatCAGAAGGGAACAAAAATGAAACTTGACGAGAACGCAGTAGTACTACTACTGTTTACTTGATGGAGATTGGTACGAAAATGATTATGAAGTGTTGTGGGATCATTGTAGCTTGTGGAGAGAGCACGTCAAGCCAACGCTACTACAGTTTACTAGAGCAATAAttctgtctattttttttttttgttttttttttaatgtcactACCTactaaagtaaaattttataattaataattctcGATCGCATGAAAGTTGAAGGTGATTGGTTCCTGAAGCTCTTGTTTCCATTACACTTGTTCACTCATAGacacatctctctctttctctctccttctctctgtgGATCTTTGTTTCCTATTTGGAACCGACATGGCTCCCAACTAATAGGAATCTCAAAGCTTTTCACTCTCTTGTGTAAGTCTACTCTGCTTATGCTTTCGTACCCCAAATTTGGACTGTTATTTGCTTGattcttccatcttcttctttttttgggggtCCTTTAGTATCTACTGAGGATCTTGTCTAGGTTTTGCACATTAATGTCTCgttactgatttttttgtttttgtttttaaccttGTTCAGCAGATCTTTCAACTCAGCAGCAACATCGACTTGTGgttctttttgcacttttccATTGGACTTTTATTTGAGATAAGCTATGCAAACTGAGGAACTTTTGTCGCCACCACAGACTCCATGGTGGAATGCTTTTGGATCTCAGCCGTTGACTACAGAGAGCCTTTCCGGAGACGCTTCTGATTCATTCGCCGAAGTTAAGGCAGTTACTCCGGAGACAGAACAAGGTGTGGTGGATAAACAAAGTTCTACTACTCTCTTCACTTTGTCACCTGGTAAACTCTCAGCTTTCATTCTGAATTCTCTAAGTGTGTTTTAGTGAAGGTTCTAAGATTGCATAACCGTAACATCGTATATTAGTTAATAGCCTTGCAAGAAGAACAatacttctctgtttcttgcagAATGAATACCAAATGCTTTAAGTTAAATCTTATATGTTCTGTCTAATCTTTAATTTAGGTGGTAAAAAGAGTTCACAAGATGTGCCAAAGCCTCATGTTGCTTTCACGATGCAAGCAGCTTGCTTCGAGTTTGGATTTGCTCGGCCAGTGGTACAGTTTTCTTGCAGTGggacataaaattttatattcctATGATTTTGTTCCTGTTGATGAGTATttgctgtgttttgtttttcattgtagATCTACACAAAGCATCCTCATGTAGAACAATACTATGGAGTTCTTTCAGCTTATGGACCTCAGAGGTCttctcactacaagaaaacaagccaaTAGCGACTACACTATTAGTCATTATTTAGTCGCTAAAAGGAGTGTTACGACCAAATTGCGACTAAAACCTGTAGTCGCTAACTGAGAGTCGCTAAAATTTATAGTCGTAATTTTAGTCGCCAAATGGCGACTACATTACGACAATCTTTTGTAGTCGTAAATCAGTCGTAAATCAGTCGTAATGTAGTCACTAAGTTAGTGACTAGTTTACGACTACATTAAGACTATTTGTATAGTCGTAAATTAGTCACTAAATGTAGTGACTACTTTACGACTACTTTAcgattatgtatttaaataatattacatataaatatttatatttatattataaatatttattttgatttatctttaattttatatttgaattttgttttacaaattctCTTTAATTGGATTTACATCTAATTCTTATATttgaacaattataaaaataactacaattaatattacataaacaaaacacatcttaACAAAACACATCTTAAGTATCATCATATTCATTACAACCCAAGTTCAaaagattaacaaaaagaaagaaacatcatattcattacaaccccaagttcaaaagataacaaaaagaaaaaacattgatcaagaaaacaacaagaaaagctTCTTCCAATCGTTTCCCAAGTTAGCTTCGTCTGCTTGTATCCTTCTCAAATCTGGAATTGATCCCTGTTATAACACAATACCTTAAGGTTCTGTCAAGTTGAAAAAATGAAggta is from Camelina sativa cultivar DH55 chromosome 20, Cs, whole genome shotgun sequence and encodes:
- the LOC104768848 gene encoding nuclear transcription factor Y subunit A-10-like, with protein sequence MQTEELLSPPQTPWWNAFGSQPLTTESLSGDASDSFAEVKAVTPETEQGVVDKQSSTTLFTLSPGGKKSSQDVPKPHVAFTMQAACFEFGFARPVIYTKHPHVEQYYGVLSAYGPQRSSHYKKTSQ